The following proteins are encoded in a genomic region of Streptococcus sp. 29892:
- a CDS encoding DUF871 domain-containing protein, which yields MVQFGFSIYPENYSLEESKAYIDLLGRYGARRMFMSLLQLGGDTQEALQLYRDLIAYARQLGIVVIADLSPSFIEAQGWQKSLIEEAHGLGLTGIRLDEALPLEEIVSLTQNLYGLKIELNLSTDKVLLTKLLASEANRDNIVACHNFYPHAYTGLSEEHFLEMSSFYHQEGIQTAAFVTAQSATEGPWPLSEGLPTLEEHRNQTLPLQIAWLKATGLIDCILISNQFISEEELQSIQSILEEEDVCLPVELTGQVTAVEREIIEFDHVYRGDISAYLLRSTMPRIVYKDAAIPARTDREILVQRGDVLIDNDLYGRYKGELQIALREFTVSSKVNRVGRICPDYLPLLVFIKPWQAFRLRIVASDSFH from the coding sequence ATGGTTCAATTTGGTTTTTCAATCTATCCAGAAAACTATTCATTGGAAGAGTCTAAGGCCTATATAGACTTGCTGGGGCGTTATGGAGCACGGCGAATGTTTATGAGTCTCTTGCAACTTGGGGGAGATACCCAAGAAGCCTTGCAACTCTATCGGGACTTGATTGCCTATGCTCGTCAGTTGGGGATAGTCGTGATTGCAGATCTTAGCCCGAGTTTTATAGAGGCACAGGGCTGGCAGAAATCACTCATTGAAGAAGCCCATGGTTTAGGGCTGACAGGGATTCGTCTGGACGAGGCCCTGCCTTTGGAGGAGATTGTCAGCTTGACACAGAATCTTTATGGGCTCAAGATTGAACTAAATCTGAGTACCGATAAGGTCTTACTGACGAAACTGCTAGCTAGTGAGGCAAATAGGGATAATATTGTTGCCTGTCATAATTTCTATCCTCACGCCTATACAGGACTATCAGAGGAGCATTTTTTAGAAATGTCTTCTTTCTATCACCAAGAAGGCATACAGACGGCAGCTTTTGTGACTGCCCAGTCTGCAACGGAAGGGCCGTGGCCTTTATCAGAAGGCCTGCCTACCTTGGAGGAGCATCGCAACCAGACCTTACCTCTTCAGATTGCCTGGCTCAAGGCGACAGGTTTGATTGATTGTATCCTCATTTCCAATCAGTTCATCTCGGAGGAGGAGCTACAGTCTATTCAATCTATCTTGGAAGAAGAGGACGTTTGTTTACCTGTAGAACTTACTGGTCAAGTGACAGCTGTGGAGCGGGAAATCATTGAGTTTGATCATGTTTATCGTGGGGATATTTCAGCCTACCTTCTTCGGTCTACTATGCCCCGTATTGTCTACAAGGATGCTGCTATTCCGGCACGTACAGATAGGGAAATACTTGTGCAGCGAGGGGATGTCTTGATTGACAATGACCTATATGGTCGTTACAAGGGAGAGTTACAAATAGCTTTGAGGGAGTTTACAGTTAGTTCAAAAGTGAATCGGGTTGGACGAATTTGCCCTGACTATCTGCCCTTGCTCGTTTTTATCAAGCCTTGGCAAGCCTTTCGATTGCGAATCGTTGCGTCCGATTCCTTTCATTAA
- a CDS encoding BglG family transcription antiterminator, with protein MLSKKEVRLADYLLTKQGDFVSSAELAKALGVSDRTARKYIQQLSLSLEASGASILSKQSKGYCLLVERPVEFEMFWQEQLRLKKQVTDLRQLEEATDRQRYVLSKLLFENPIQSMDRLQRELFIGKTTLHSIIADIRKLFISYQLELLFTRRGVELSGEEPAIRHFIMDYFFGQGNGQSLYGLVENQLLPDIRFTDLMLIVLDECRDAKLRLSDFVMQNLVLHIALLLQRMKRGASLERFPISDQIQSSKEYQVAGRIIERIETEFQVAIPVEEANYIAVHLKVKLTGNPSQISDLEDGLEEEVETCLQTLSQLTGLDLLKDRQLFKGIVAHLLPLRTRLEHQIQLANPLVADIQRDYIEVFELTKQAFASMPTLLAYSISDDEWAYLTLHVLAAIERYEGRKKLRVLVVCATGIGSALMLRNRLEKEFATSLEIADVVSYYEVTEEGLRDVDLIISSISLSNLIFLTPVITVSVFLSEQDIEAIRSYLQQVTPVRVEQNEALPMEEEQARQIAEAVFSPLRIVSLEKKISRDKAMLQLIACLDEAKESGFVEQFREQVNVRESYSSVVFGELLAFPHPAIPLTFSEQIVVGVCKEAVEWEEGKKVQFVFLLSPSKGRNPHLKYISPCLVEFVQDRSLQERLVQNPSYQELVDIFIPLIQKQG; from the coding sequence ATGCTATCTAAAAAAGAAGTTCGTCTGGCAGATTATTTACTGACAAAACAAGGGGACTTTGTATCTAGTGCAGAACTGGCAAAGGCTTTGGGTGTCAGTGATCGAACAGCAAGAAAGTATATCCAGCAACTCTCTCTTTCGCTAGAGGCTAGCGGTGCTTCTATTTTGTCCAAACAAAGTAAGGGTTACTGTTTGCTGGTGGAGAGACCGGTTGAATTTGAAATGTTTTGGCAAGAACAGCTACGGTTGAAAAAGCAGGTGACGGACTTACGGCAACTGGAGGAAGCGACGGACCGACAACGGTATGTTTTAAGTAAGTTATTATTTGAAAATCCAATTCAGTCCATGGATCGTTTGCAACGAGAGCTGTTTATCGGAAAAACAACCCTACATTCTATTATCGCGGATATTCGCAAGTTATTTATTTCCTACCAATTAGAGTTGTTGTTCACACGGAGAGGTGTAGAATTAAGCGGGGAGGAGCCTGCTATTCGGCACTTCATTATGGATTACTTTTTTGGACAAGGGAATGGTCAGTCTCTTTATGGTTTGGTGGAAAATCAGCTCCTGCCAGACATTCGGTTTACGGACCTGATGTTGATTGTCTTGGATGAGTGTCGTGATGCCAAACTTCGCCTGTCTGATTTTGTTATGCAAAACCTGGTTCTTCATATCGCTCTGCTCTTGCAACGAATGAAGAGAGGAGCTAGTTTAGAGCGATTTCCAATATCTGATCAGATTCAATCTTCCAAGGAGTATCAGGTTGCTGGACGAATCATCGAACGAATTGAAACAGAGTTTCAAGTGGCGATTCCTGTAGAAGAAGCCAACTATATCGCCGTACACCTGAAGGTAAAGCTGACAGGAAATCCCAGTCAGATTTCAGACTTGGAGGACGGTTTGGAGGAAGAAGTTGAAACTTGTTTACAGACTCTCTCTCAGTTGACTGGTCTGGATTTGTTAAAAGATCGACAGCTTTTCAAGGGGATTGTCGCTCATTTGCTTCCCTTACGGACGCGGTTGGAGCACCAGATTCAGTTGGCTAATCCCTTGGTGGCTGATATCCAGAGGGATTATATAGAAGTATTTGAGCTGACCAAGCAAGCTTTTGCTTCTATGCCCACCTTGTTGGCCTATAGTATTTCGGATGACGAATGGGCCTACCTGACCCTGCATGTATTGGCTGCGATTGAACGGTATGAGGGTCGGAAAAAGTTGCGGGTATTGGTCGTCTGTGCGACTGGAATTGGAAGCGCTTTAATGTTGCGAAATCGTTTGGAAAAGGAATTTGCAACAAGCCTGGAAATAGCAGATGTTGTGAGTTACTACGAGGTAACGGAAGAAGGTTTAAGAGATGTAGACCTGATTATTTCTTCAATTAGCCTGTCCAATCTAATTTTCCTGACACCTGTTATCACCGTCAGTGTATTTCTGTCGGAGCAGGATATCGAGGCAATTCGTTCCTATCTCCAACAAGTGACACCTGTCCGAGTTGAGCAGAACGAGGCTTTACCTATGGAGGAAGAGCAGGCGAGACAGATTGCAGAGGCTGTATTTTCACCTTTGAGAATAGTCTCTTTGGAAAAAAAGATAAGTCGAGATAAGGCCATGTTGCAACTGATAGCGTGCTTGGATGAAGCCAAGGAATCAGGCTTTGTGGAACAATTTAGGGAACAGGTAAATGTGAGAGAGTCCTATAGTTCGGTCGTTTTTGGAGAACTATTGGCCTTTCCGCATCCAGCTATTCCCCTGACTTTCTCTGAGCAGATTGTGGTCGGAGTTTGTAAGGAAGCAGTTGAATGGGAAGAGGGGAAGAAGGTGCAGTTTGTCTTTCTTCTGTCCCCGTCAAAAGGGCGGAATCCGCATCTGAAGTATATTTCTCCTTGTCTGGTTGAATTTGTCCAAGACAGGTCTTTGCAAGAAAGGCTAGTTCAAAATCCTAGCTATCAGGAATTAGTCGATATATTTATTCCCTTGATTCAAAAACAGGGGTAG
- a CDS encoding PTS sugar transporter subunit IIB: MKQIMLVCNAGMSTSMLVTKMQKAAEEKGIEATIWAVPVSEADSEVSQKEIDVLLLGPQVKFLLNDYKAKFEPAIKVDAINMMDYGVMNGAKVLDAALALMED, from the coding sequence ATGAAACAAATTATGTTAGTGTGCAATGCTGGTATGTCTACTAGTATGTTGGTGACCAAGATGCAGAAAGCCGCAGAAGAAAAGGGGATAGAGGCAACGATTTGGGCAGTCCCTGTGTCAGAAGCTGATAGTGAAGTTAGTCAAAAGGAGATTGATGTCCTTTTGCTAGGTCCACAGGTTAAATTTTTGCTAAATGACTACAAGGCTAAGTTCGAGCCTGCGATCAAGGTTGATGCAATCAATATGATGGATTATGGAGTGATGAACGGTGCCAAGGTGCTTGATGCTGCATTGGCACTAATGGAGGACTAG
- a CDS encoding DUF6157 family protein, with translation MKKHSTNYYNAFLAVAEDCPAEIGQEPPLKEPKSAVRIQYDRLKDSLYQYTSDQVIYESNGARRGISEEEFFSKGQACMRSSALSKRYGWGIHFDSEGKLALYPRESQEYQAFEKDETLKQIRGMRSSRKSS, from the coding sequence ATGAAAAAACATTCAACTAATTATTATAATGCCTTTCTTGCTGTGGCGGAGGATTGTCCAGCAGAGATAGGTCAAGAACCTCCTTTGAAGGAGCCGAAATCAGCTGTTCGTATCCAATATGACCGCCTCAAAGACAGCCTCTATCAATATACTTCCGACCAAGTGATTTACGAGTCCAATGGAGCTCGCAGGGGTATCTCTGAGGAAGAATTTTTCTCCAAAGGTCAAGCTTGCATGCGTAGCTCGGCTCTCAGCAAGCGATATGGCTGGGGTATTCACTTTGACAGTGAAGGGAAACTAGCTCTCTATCCCAGAGAGTCTCAGGAATACCAAGCTTTCGAGAAGGATGAAACCTTGAAGCAGATTCGAGGGATGCGTTCGAGCCGAAAGAGTAGTTAG
- the leuS gene encoding leucine--tRNA ligase has product MSFYNHKEIEPKWQEFWAKNHTFKTGTDAEKPNFYALDMFPYPSGAGLHVGHPEGYTATDILSRYKRAQGYNVLHPMGWDAFGLPAEQYAMDTGNDPADFTAENIANFKRQINALGFSYDWDREVNTTDPNYYKWTQWIFTKLYEKGLAYEAEVPVNWVEELGTAIANEEVLPDGTSERGGYPVVRKPMRQWMLKITAYAERLLNDLEEVDWPESIKDMQRNWIGKSTGANVIFKIKDTDKDFTVFTTRPDTLFGATYAVLAPEHDLVDSITSAEQAEAVAEYKRQASLKSDLARTDLAKDKTGVWTGAYAINPVNGKEIPIWIADYVLASYGTGAIMAVPAHDERDWEFAKQFNLDIIPVLEGGNVEEAPYTEDGAHINSDFLDGLNKEEAIAQMVAWLEENGVGQEKISYRLRDWLFSRQRYWGEPIPIIHWEDGTSTAVPENELPLVLPKTSDIKPSGTGESPLANLTDWLEVVREDGVKGRRETNTMPQWAGSSWYYLRYIDPHNDEKLADEELLKAWLPVDIYIGGAEHAVLHLLYARFWHKFLYDLGVVPTKEPFQKLFNQGMILGTSYRDSRGALVATDKVEKRDGSFFNIETGEELEQAPAKMSKSLKNVVNPDDVVEQFGADTLRVYEMFMGPLDASIAWSEEGLEGSRKFLDRVYRLIATKEISSDNSGALDKVYNETVKTVTEHIEDLKFNTAIAQLMIFVNAANKEDKLYVDYAKGFVQLIAPFAPHLAEELWQGLAATGQSISYVAWPTYDESKLVESEVEIVVQIKGKVKARLTVAKDLAPAELEKVALADEKVQAEIAGQTVVKVISVPNKLVNIVTK; this is encoded by the coding sequence ATGAGCTTCTACAATCACAAGGAAATCGAGCCCAAATGGCAGGAATTTTGGGCGAAAAATCATACTTTTAAGACGGGAACAGATGCAGAAAAGCCAAACTTTTATGCCCTAGACATGTTCCCGTATCCGTCTGGTGCAGGCTTGCACGTTGGTCACCCTGAGGGCTATACGGCGACGGACATTCTCAGCCGTTACAAGCGTGCCCAAGGCTACAACGTTCTTCACCCAATGGGTTGGGATGCCTTCGGTCTGCCAGCGGAGCAGTACGCTATGGACACGGGAAATGACCCGGCTGACTTTACAGCGGAAAATATCGCCAATTTCAAACGTCAGATTAACGCCCTTGGCTTTTCTTACGACTGGGACCGCGAGGTTAATACGACTGACCCTAACTACTACAAGTGGACTCAGTGGATTTTCACTAAGTTGTATGAAAAAGGCCTAGCCTATGAGGCAGAAGTGCCTGTTAACTGGGTAGAGGAATTGGGAACTGCTATCGCCAACGAAGAGGTCCTTCCTGACGGAACGTCTGAACGTGGTGGCTACCCAGTTGTTCGCAAGCCAATGCGTCAATGGATGTTGAAAATCACTGCCTATGCAGAGCGTCTGCTTAACGACCTAGAAGAAGTTGATTGGCCAGAGTCTATCAAGGACATGCAACGCAACTGGATCGGCAAGTCAACAGGTGCCAATGTGATTTTCAAAATTAAGGACACAGACAAGGACTTCACAGTCTTTACTACCCGTCCTGATACCCTTTTCGGTGCGACCTACGCAGTTCTTGCTCCTGAGCATGACTTGGTAGATAGTATCACATCAGCAGAACAAGCAGAAGCTGTGGCAGAGTACAAACGCCAAGCCTCTCTCAAATCAGACCTTGCCCGTACAGACCTTGCCAAAGACAAGACAGGTGTTTGGACTGGTGCTTATGCCATCAACCCTGTCAACGGTAAAGAAATTCCAATCTGGATTGCCGACTATGTACTGGCAAGCTACGGAACAGGTGCTATCATGGCTGTTCCTGCCCACGACGAGCGTGACTGGGAATTTGCCAAGCAGTTTAACTTGGACATCATTCCAGTTCTGGAAGGTGGCAATGTAGAAGAAGCTCCTTATACAGAGGACGGTGCCCACATCAATTCAGACTTCCTAGATGGTCTTAACAAGGAAGAAGCCATTGCCCAAATGGTGGCTTGGTTGGAAGAAAATGGTGTTGGTCAGGAGAAAATTTCTTACCGTCTCCGTGACTGGCTCTTCAGCCGCCAGCGTTATTGGGGTGAGCCAATTCCAATCATCCACTGGGAAGACGGTACTTCCACAGCTGTCCCAGAAAATGAGTTACCTCTGGTATTGCCAAAAACCTCAGACATCAAGCCTTCAGGTACAGGCGAGTCACCTCTTGCTAACTTGACAGACTGGTTGGAAGTGGTGCGTGAAGACGGCGTCAAAGGTCGCCGTGAGACCAACACTATGCCACAATGGGCGGGTTCTAGCTGGTACTACCTCCGCTATATTGACCCGCACAATGATGAGAAATTGGCAGACGAAGAGCTTCTCAAAGCTTGGTTGCCAGTGGATATCTACATCGGTGGTGCCGAGCACGCAGTCCTTCACTTGCTTTATGCTCGCTTCTGGCATAAGTTCCTCTACGACCTCGGTGTTGTGCCGACTAAAGAGCCTTTCCAAAAACTCTTTAACCAAGGGATGATTTTGGGAACTAGCTACCGCGACAGCCGTGGTGCCCTTGTAGCGACAGATAAAGTTGAAAAACGTGATGGTTCTTTCTTCAACATCGAAACTGGTGAGGAGTTGGAGCAGGCACCTGCTAAGATGTCTAAATCTCTTAAGAACGTGGTTAACCCAGATGATGTGGTCGAGCAATTCGGTGCGGACACCCTCCGTGTTTACGAGATGTTCATGGGCCCACTTGATGCTTCTATCGCTTGGTCAGAAGAAGGCCTTGAAGGTAGCCGTAAGTTCCTTGACCGCGTTTACCGCTTGATTGCAACGAAGGAAATTTCTTCGGACAATAGCGGAGCGCTTGATAAAGTTTACAATGAAACTGTGAAGACGGTGACAGAGCATATTGAAGACCTGAAATTCAACACGGCTATCGCCCAGCTCATGATTTTTGTCAACGCAGCCAACAAGGAAGACAAGCTTTATGTTGACTACGCCAAAGGCTTTGTCCAATTGATTGCCCCATTTGCACCACACTTGGCAGAAGAACTCTGGCAGGGTCTGGCAGCAACAGGCCAGTCAATCAGCTATGTCGCATGGCCAACATATGACGAAAGCAAGCTGGTAGAAAGCGAAGTGGAAATCGTTGTCCAAATCAAAGGCAAAGTAAAAGCCCGCTTGACTGTAGCTAAAGACCTAGCACCAGCAGAGCTTGAAAAAGTAGCTCTGGCAGACGAAAAAGTCCAAGCTGAAATCGCTGGTCAAACAGTGGTGAAGGTGATTAGTGTTCCGAATAAGTTGGTGAACATCGTTACCAAGTAA
- a CDS encoding 6-phospho-beta-glucosidase, which produces MKSIKLVTLGGGSSYTPELVEGMILRHQQLPIREWWFVDVEAGAEKQKIVVDLARRMVRKAGLDWKIEETLDRRAALKRADFVTSQFRVGQLQARYIDETIPFSHGLLGQETNGAGGIFKAFRTIEVYKDIVADMKELCPDAWLINFTNPAGMVTEAIINELQWNRVIGLCNIPIGQKKTAAQLLNLPEASIQTNHVGLNHFHFHEVWDQTGQNRTGEVMEALYGESGENREVVKNITNLDFSLPFLQSIGLLPCDYHRYYFLEKEMLADALDQYRQGKVRAQVVQEVEEELFELYRDSNLDHKPKQLEQRGGAYYSDVACQLICAIYNDSKEIMTVSTVNRGVIPYLPEDCVVEVSSVITAQGALPLVCPKTPMVVRGYLQQMKQMELATVGAAMTGDYALALQAFALNPLIPNGELAERVLQELLVAHEAYLPQFKSVIDQIKKKGIGYDRG; this is translated from the coding sequence GTGAAATCAATCAAATTAGTCACACTCGGTGGCGGCTCGAGCTATACTCCTGAGCTAGTTGAAGGGATGATTTTGCGGCATCAGCAACTACCTATTCGGGAATGGTGGTTTGTAGATGTTGAAGCCGGGGCTGAGAAGCAGAAGATAGTTGTTGATTTGGCACGTCGAATGGTCAGAAAGGCTGGATTAGACTGGAAAATAGAGGAGACACTGGATCGAAGGGCTGCTTTGAAGAGAGCAGACTTTGTGACATCTCAGTTCCGAGTTGGTCAGTTACAGGCACGCTATATCGATGAGACAATTCCTTTTAGTCATGGTCTACTTGGACAGGAAACCAATGGGGCAGGTGGCATCTTTAAGGCATTTCGGACTATAGAGGTCTACAAGGATATCGTTGCAGATATGAAGGAGCTATGTCCAGATGCTTGGTTAATCAATTTTACCAATCCTGCGGGTATGGTGACAGAAGCAATTATCAATGAACTGCAGTGGAACAGGGTGATTGGCTTATGTAATATTCCGATTGGTCAGAAAAAAACGGCAGCTCAGCTTTTGAATCTTCCTGAGGCGTCCATTCAAACCAATCATGTTGGATTAAACCATTTCCATTTTCATGAAGTTTGGGATCAGACTGGCCAGAATCGTACTGGTGAAGTCATGGAAGCCTTGTATGGTGAATCAGGAGAGAATCGGGAGGTTGTAAAAAATATTACTAATTTAGATTTTTCATTGCCCTTCTTGCAGTCGATTGGTTTGTTGCCCTGCGATTACCACCGTTACTACTTTTTAGAAAAAGAGATGTTGGCAGATGCCTTAGACCAGTATCGTCAAGGGAAGGTGCGGGCTCAGGTTGTTCAAGAGGTCGAAGAAGAGTTGTTTGAGCTCTACAGGGATTCAAATTTGGACCATAAGCCTAAGCAACTGGAGCAACGTGGTGGTGCTTATTACAGCGATGTTGCCTGTCAACTCATTTGTGCTATATACAACGACAGCAAGGAAATTATGACGGTTTCGACGGTGAATAGGGGAGTGATTCCGTATTTACCAGAGGACTGCGTAGTCGAAGTCTCGTCTGTCATTACTGCCCAGGGTGCGCTTCCTTTGGTATGTCCCAAAACACCGATGGTGGTCAGGGGATACTTGCAGCAAATGAAGCAAATGGAGTTGGCGACTGTTGGGGCTGCAATGACAGGAGACTATGCTTTGGCTTTACAGGCTTTTGCTCTCAATCCTTTGATTCCGAATGGAGAATTGGCAGAGCGTGTCTTACAAGAATTACTAGTGGCACATGAGGCGTACTTGCCACAATTTAAGAGTGTCATCGATCAGATAAAGAAGAAAGGAATTGGCTATGACAGAGGATAA
- a CDS encoding PTS lactose/cellobiose transporter subunit IIA, translating to MNSPEYLEAIMGLIMYGGEAKGYAVQAIQAAKQEDFQTAEHLLQEANTSLNIAHKSQTGLLAQEAGGQTVDVSLLMVHGQDHLMNALTFIDMAKEVVELYKRLAEQKNCG from the coding sequence ATGAACTCTCCGGAATACTTAGAAGCGATTATGGGGCTTATTATGTATGGGGGAGAGGCAAAGGGCTATGCTGTTCAGGCAATTCAAGCGGCCAAGCAGGAGGATTTCCAGACGGCAGAGCACTTGCTTCAAGAAGCAAACACCTCCCTAAATATTGCCCATAAGTCACAAACAGGTCTACTAGCCCAAGAGGCTGGTGGGCAAACGGTAGACGTGTCCTTGCTAATGGTGCATGGACAGGACCACTTGATGAATGCCTTGACATTTATTGATATGGCCAAGGAAGTAGTGGAGCTCTATAAGCGTTTAGCTGAACAAAAGAATTGTGGCTAG
- a CDS encoding glycoside hydrolase family 1 protein: MTEDKVVYHFPEGFLWGTSTSGPQSEGTELGDGKGQNNWDYWYSIEPERFHGEIGPERTSTFYKNFKKDIELLVETGHTVFRTSIQWSRLLPKGIGEVNQEAVTFYRSVFSLIKEKGIQLFVNLYHFDLPYALQEQGGWENKDIVWAYEAYARTCFELFDDLVDRWITFNEPIVPVECGYLGDYHYPCKVDAKAAVAVAYHTQLASSLAVKACHEVNPEKKIAIVLNLTPAYPRSEHPDDVKAAKIAELFQTKSFLDPSVLGEYPRDLVDLIEEYGLSPETSEEELAIIRENRVDFLGVNYYQPLRVQAPTKVWKEGEVLTPEHFFAPYDMPGKKINPHRGWEIYEKGIYDIAINIRDQYNNIEWLVTENGMGVEGEVAFRQDEVIQDDYRIEFIEDHLIELHRAIEEGANCKGYMLWTFIDCWSWLNAYKNRYGLVELDLETQERRIKKSGRWFKALSDANGFSR, from the coding sequence ATGACAGAGGATAAGGTGGTTTATCATTTTCCAGAAGGTTTTTTGTGGGGGACTTCTACATCGGGTCCGCAGAGTGAGGGAACTGAGCTGGGCGATGGAAAAGGACAGAATAATTGGGACTACTGGTACAGCATTGAGCCAGAACGTTTCCATGGGGAAATAGGTCCAGAGAGGACATCCACTTTCTATAAGAATTTCAAAAAGGATATCGAGTTATTGGTCGAAACTGGACATACAGTATTTAGGACTTCGATTCAGTGGTCACGGTTATTGCCCAAAGGCATTGGTGAGGTCAATCAGGAGGCTGTGACTTTTTATCGTTCTGTATTTTCTTTGATAAAAGAAAAAGGGATTCAGCTGTTTGTTAATCTCTATCATTTTGATCTTCCCTATGCTTTACAGGAGCAAGGGGGCTGGGAGAACAAGGATATTGTTTGGGCATATGAAGCCTATGCTCGTACTTGTTTTGAATTGTTTGACGACCTAGTAGATCGTTGGATTACCTTTAATGAGCCGATTGTTCCAGTTGAGTGTGGTTATCTAGGGGATTATCATTATCCTTGTAAGGTAGATGCCAAGGCGGCGGTTGCTGTTGCCTACCATACTCAGTTGGCGAGTTCCTTGGCAGTAAAAGCCTGTCATGAAGTAAATCCGGAGAAGAAAATTGCAATTGTCCTGAATCTGACACCGGCCTATCCTCGAAGTGAGCATCCTGATGATGTCAAGGCAGCTAAAATAGCTGAGCTCTTCCAAACCAAGAGCTTCTTAGATCCTTCTGTATTGGGAGAATATCCGAGGGACTTGGTTGACTTGATTGAGGAATACGGATTGAGTCCTGAAACCAGCGAGGAAGAGCTGGCGATTATTAGGGAAAATCGGGTAGATTTTTTAGGTGTCAACTATTACCAACCCCTTCGTGTACAGGCACCGACAAAGGTCTGGAAAGAGGGAGAGGTTTTGACTCCAGAGCACTTCTTCGCCCCTTACGATATGCCAGGGAAAAAAATCAATCCGCATCGAGGTTGGGAAATCTATGAAAAAGGAATCTACGATATCGCAATCAATATCAGGGACCAATACAACAATATTGAGTGGTTAGTCACTGAAAATGGTATGGGAGTAGAGGGTGAAGTGGCTTTCCGGCAAGATGAGGTCATTCAGGATGATTATCGGATTGAATTTATTGAAGATCACTTGATAGAGTTACATCGGGCTATTGAGGAAGGGGCTAACTGCAAGGGTTATATGTTGTGGACCTTTATTGATTGTTGGTCTTGGCTCAATGCCTACAAAAATCGTTATGGGCTGGTCGAATTGGATTTGGAGACTCAGGAGCGTAGGATTAAAAAATCAGGTCGTTGGTTTAAGGCACTGAGTGATGCCAATGGATTCAGTCGTTAG
- a CDS encoding DUF3284 domain-containing protein, with translation MKIKKIGQVPIEQLFAAIGRSLKEDYQQNTGRPLLDQDIQEGLTYVKTFGDKGEHSVKVRVEEFLAPYRYAVCFHSNRGKEHICYDLHALGDNQTEIEYSYEMEAADLFMRGNYFLMEKVFSKSLKRQTDAQLEALIRYSKEGASTS, from the coding sequence ATGAAAATCAAAAAAATAGGACAGGTTCCAATTGAACAATTGTTTGCTGCGATTGGTCGGTCCTTGAAAGAGGATTATCAGCAAAATACTGGACGTCCTCTTCTTGATCAAGATATCCAGGAAGGTTTGACCTATGTAAAAACATTTGGAGACAAAGGAGAGCATAGTGTCAAGGTGCGTGTAGAGGAATTTCTTGCCCCCTATCGTTATGCTGTTTGCTTTCATTCCAATCGAGGAAAAGAGCATATCTGCTATGATTTGCACGCTTTGGGGGACAATCAAACAGAGATTGAATACTCTTATGAAATGGAAGCAGCAGACTTATTTATGAGAGGTAACTACTTTTTAATGGAGAAAGTCTTCTCTAAGAGTTTGAAACGGCAGACAGATGCTCAATTAGAAGCACTGATTCGGTATTCTAAAGAAGGTGCTTCGACATCGTGA